One window of the Candidatus Zixiibacteriota bacterium genome contains the following:
- the rnr gene encoding Ribonuclease R, with protein sequence MHINAAYIIDFLAYKAGRPLKLKELAKELGIAEKDYSSFRSTVKQLLAEGRLVKLRRSRLGVPSELNLVVGRITISKGGSGIVLSDSGQQIVIAPTHTLTALDGDKVMVRVSGEVEGEIHGKVIKVLERAERNIVGIFRSGEHFDFIVPDNKKIHRDIHIAPGLSKKARDGERVIAKITQWDDPYRIPDGEIVEKIGMPGDPGTDLLTVIKSFNLPEEFPRRVSDEAMQAAEYFTPEELNRRRDFTGESIYTIDPVDARDHDDAIAVEKTGRGYRLGVHIADVSFFVRENTILDKEAFERGNSIYLPGMVIPMLPEKLSNDLCSLKPHRKRLVYSTIMNFDDNGKMNDYEIVEGIICSKAKLNYEQVQNFFDTGRADEAIGKVADGLEPARELARILFKRRMAEGSLDFDLPEAIISVDEKGEITSISNRVRLESHRLIEEFMLAANRAVALHVFRLGQKFLYRVHDKPDKEKVEAFSYLVSTLGYHFPASDNMKPIQFARFLERLKGKPEEEFLNELMLRSMKKAVYQPQNIGHFGLAFSHYTHFTSPIRRYPDLMVHRLLKKLKHGRYSDKLNKQLATVLVNVGRHCSETERTAEAAEREAIKIKQVAYMAKRIGQEYQGVISGILNFGFFVRLGDTGAEGMVRLSTLDDDYYKHDEKHFRLVGRRTGRTFRLGDPVLVGIQSVDKIRNEINLFLIESTGKEIPAKQKKRKK encoded by the coding sequence ATGCACATTAACGCTGCATATATTATAGATTTTCTGGCCTATAAGGCTGGCAGGCCCCTCAAACTCAAAGAGTTGGCGAAGGAACTGGGTATCGCCGAAAAAGATTACTCTTCGTTTCGATCTACGGTCAAGCAATTGCTCGCCGAAGGGCGGTTGGTAAAATTAAGAAGAAGTCGTTTGGGGGTGCCTTCAGAACTGAATCTCGTAGTCGGTCGGATTACTATATCCAAAGGCGGTTCAGGAATCGTGCTATCAGATTCCGGTCAGCAGATTGTCATTGCACCGACACACACTTTGACCGCTCTTGACGGCGATAAAGTCATGGTGCGCGTGAGTGGGGAGGTAGAGGGAGAAATTCACGGTAAGGTTATAAAAGTTCTGGAGAGAGCGGAACGGAACATTGTCGGCATTTTTCGTTCGGGAGAACATTTCGATTTCATCGTCCCGGATAATAAAAAAATCCATCGGGATATTCATATTGCTCCGGGATTGTCAAAAAAAGCCCGCGATGGGGAACGAGTGATTGCGAAGATCACGCAATGGGATGATCCATATCGCATTCCTGATGGCGAAATCGTAGAAAAAATCGGCATGCCCGGCGATCCGGGAACGGATCTTTTGACGGTGATCAAGAGTTTCAATCTTCCCGAGGAATTTCCGCGGCGCGTATCCGATGAAGCCATGCAAGCGGCGGAGTATTTTACGCCCGAAGAGCTAAATCGCCGCCGCGATTTCACCGGCGAATCGATTTATACTATTGATCCTGTCGACGCCAGGGATCATGATGACGCCATCGCCGTGGAAAAGACCGGGCGCGGCTATCGACTCGGTGTTCATATCGCCGATGTCTCTTTCTTCGTCCGGGAAAATACCATTTTGGACAAAGAGGCCTTTGAGCGGGGTAATTCTATTTATCTCCCCGGAATGGTGATCCCGATGCTCCCGGAAAAATTATCCAATGATTTATGTTCCCTGAAACCTCATCGCAAGCGGCTGGTCTATTCCACCATAATGAATTTCGATGACAACGGCAAAATGAACGATTATGAAATTGTGGAAGGTATTATTTGTTCCAAAGCCAAACTGAATTATGAACAGGTCCAAAATTTCTTCGATACCGGGCGGGCTGATGAGGCGATTGGCAAAGTGGCCGACGGATTGGAGCCGGCGCGCGAACTGGCGCGAATACTGTTTAAAAGGCGGATGGCCGAAGGTTCTCTCGATTTTGATCTCCCCGAGGCAATAATTTCCGTTGACGAAAAAGGAGAGATAACGTCCATAAGCAACCGGGTTCGCCTGGAATCGCATCGCCTCATTGAGGAATTCATGCTGGCGGCCAATCGGGCCGTGGCCCTGCACGTCTTTCGGTTGGGTCAGAAATTTCTCTACCGGGTTCACGACAAACCGGATAAAGAAAAGGTCGAGGCCTTCTCCTATCTGGTTTCGACTCTCGGCTACCATTTTCCGGCTTCCGACAATATGAAGCCGATTCAATTCGCTCGGTTTTTGGAACGCCTCAAAGGTAAGCCGGAAGAGGAGTTTTTGAATGAATTGATGCTTCGCTCAATGAAAAAAGCCGTTTATCAGCCTCAGAACATCGGGCACTTTGGCCTGGCCTTCTCGCATTATACCCATTTTACTTCCCCGATACGGCGCTATCCCGATTTGATGGTCCACCGTTTGCTGAAAAAATTGAAGCACGGCCGGTACTCGGATAAATTGAACAAGCAATTGGCAACGGTGCTGGTGAATGTGGGACGACATTGTTCCGAAACGGAGCGGACCGCCGAAGCGGCCGAAAGGGAAGCAATCAAGATTAAGCAGGTCGCCTACATGGCCAAACGAATCGGTCAGGAATATCAGGGCGTGATTTCCGGTATTCTCAACTTTGGATTTTTCGTGCGTTTGGGTGATACGGGGGCGGAGGGAATGGTTAGATTATCGACCCTGGACGACGACTACTATAAGCATGACGAGAAGCACTTTCGCCTCGTGGGGCGGCGCACCGGCAGAACTTTCCGCTTGGGGGATCCGGTTCTGGTCGGAATTCAATCGGTTGATAAAATTCGCAATGAAATTAATCTTTTCCTGATCGAGAGTACGGGCAAAGAAATTCCGGCAAAGCAAAAGAAACGGAAAAAGTGA
- a CDS encoding exported hypothetical protein (Evidence 5 : Unknown function) — protein sequence MKRYLAIMTAGILLLAPAAFAQKGQCCGQGMGMGKGMGMGMHQGRSGNGMGMMMFQGMADKLGLDDKQKDQIMKLQEDHRLAMIDKRAELEKAQVKLRSMMTNNAPDKDILAAMDKIGLMKTDIQKARFEHMRQVKAVLTPEQLKKWQEMKPGMKFDGPGNSSRRDFRRQMMKDSGEAPGVGMRNHPCNMQCLMFDNDGEDI from the coding sequence ATGAAACGGTATCTGGCCATAATGACGGCAGGAATCCTGCTTCTGGCACCGGCCGCTTTTGCCCAGAAGGGTCAATGTTGCGGCCAGGGAATGGGAATGGGTAAGGGCATGGGTATGGGTATGCACCAGGGGAGAAGCGGAAACGGCATGGGGATGATGATGTTCCAGGGCATGGCCGACAAACTTGGTCTGGACGACAAGCAGAAGGATCAAATTATGAAATTGCAGGAAGATCATCGTCTGGCCATGATAGATAAAAGGGCCGAACTCGAAAAGGCCCAGGTGAAACTTCGCAGCATGATGACAAATAACGCCCCGGATAAAGATATTCTCGCGGCGATGGATAAAATTGGCCTCATGAAAACTGATATCCAGAAGGCACGGTTCGAACACATGCGCCAAGTCAAAGCTGTCCTCACCCCCGAACAGTTGAAGAAGTGGCAGGAAATGAAACCGGGAATGAAGTTTGATGGGCCGGGAAATAGTTCCCGTCGCGATTTCAGACGGCAGATGATGAAAGACAGCGGGGAGGCCCCCGGTGTCGGCATGAGAAATCATCCCTGCAACATGCAGTGCCTTATGTTTGATAATGACGGTGAAGATATATAG
- a CDS encoding exported hypothetical protein (Evidence 5 : Unknown function) yields the protein MKRIRSVALAVMVVLIAGFGHAVLAQGRGMHQNNKAMHEQRMKNLENLRLLKLMEVLDLSDEQSPKFIEAYSSFRNDTRQINYDLQSAVDSLADNLTSGEIRKDQIDKSISRIASLRSLREQRLAQFHEKIAGFLTPEQMGKLVVFEERFERELIENIRGFRMGQMAPENP from the coding sequence ATGAAAAGGATCAGGTCAGTTGCACTTGCTGTTATGGTGGTGCTGATTGCTGGTTTTGGTCATGCGGTCCTGGCACAGGGTCGGGGAATGCACCAGAATAATAAGGCCATGCATGAGCAAAGGATGAAGAATCTGGAAAATTTAAGGCTTTTGAAACTAATGGAAGTTCTTGATTTAAGCGATGAACAGAGCCCCAAATTCATCGAAGCCTATTCTTCCTTCCGCAATGATACGCGGCAAATCAATTATGATCTTCAAAGCGCCGTCGACAGCCTGGCGGATAACCTTACTTCGGGAGAAATACGAAAAGATCAAATTGATAAAAGCATTTCACGCATAGCCTCACTCCGGTCCTTGCGGGAACAAAGACTGGCGCAGTTTCATGAAAAAATAGCCGGATTCCTTACCCCGGAGCAGATGGGAAAATTAGTGGTCTTTGAGGAAAGATTCGAAAGAGAATTAATCGAAAATATTCGCGGGTTCAGAATGGGACAAATGGCCCCGGAGAATCCATAA
- a CDS encoding hypothetical protein (Evidence 5 : Unknown function) — translation MRCEEFRKEAARQFGGAELGLSARDHLAGCPRCSAYYEELLALERAAQSTEKPLMTASEFAAMQMKLDNEIVSYRSRANRFFRFAVRYGVVAGAAALLLLLVYFGRLPGNYGISNPDKASTRLSVDSAISEIFASMNTGEETLDTTEIQPVDDPYVNMVIGNYTESYGIGADEALLGGLSDEEMNYLKNKLKAGDIL, via the coding sequence ATGCGGTGCGAGGAATTCAGAAAAGAAGCGGCAAGGCAATTCGGCGGGGCGGAACTGGGTCTGTCTGCCAGGGATCATCTGGCGGGCTGTCCCCGGTGTAGCGCCTATTATGAGGAATTGCTCGCGTTAGAACGAGCGGCGCAATCGACGGAAAAACCGCTTATGACCGCCTCGGAATTCGCCGCCATGCAGATGAAACTGGATAATGAGATAGTAAGTTATCGGAGCCGGGCGAATCGTTTTTTCAGATTTGCAGTTCGATATGGAGTGGTCGCGGGGGCGGCCGCATTATTACTCCTGCTTGTATATTTCGGCCGTCTGCCGGGCAATTACGGAATCAGCAATCCGGACAAGGCTTCGACAAGACTGTCAGTCGATTCGGCTATCAGCGAAATTTTCGCGTCCATGAATACGGGGGAGGAAACATTGGATACCACTGAAATTCAGCCGGTTGATGACCCCTATGTGAATATGGTCATTGGAAATTATACGGAATCTTATGGCATCGGAGCCGATGAAGCTCTTCTGGGCGGTTTGAGCGACGAAGAGATGAATTACCTGAAAAATAAACTGAAAGCAGGTGACATTTTATGA
- a CDS encoding putative ECF RNA polymerase sigma factor SigW (Evidence 3 : Putative function from multiple computational evidences) yields MEHNERELAIRAQAGDRAAFDQLVRLNKDKMFALTYRMTGERETALDLVQETFLAAFRELPKFRAEADFSSWLYRIASNKTLNFLRRRKIISFISISGSDVPEPSYEMADSMADSEMTERINRAVAILPPKQKLIFNLRFFDQLPFGEIARILGKSESTVKTNYQKAVEKLREGLKDLR; encoded by the coding sequence ATGGAGCATAATGAACGGGAACTGGCGATCCGGGCTCAGGCCGGTGATCGCGCGGCCTTTGACCAATTGGTCAGGCTAAATAAGGATAAAATGTTTGCATTGACCTATAGAATGACCGGGGAACGCGAAACGGCACTTGATTTGGTGCAGGAAACCTTTCTGGCGGCCTTTCGGGAATTGCCGAAATTCCGGGCCGAGGCCGACTTCTCATCGTGGTTATATCGGATCGCTTCGAATAAGACTCTTAATTTTCTGCGGAGACGCAAGATAATATCATTCATTTCAATTAGCGGGAGTGATGTCCCGGAACCGTCATATGAAATGGCCGACAGTATGGCCGATTCGGAGATGACGGAACGCATCAACAGAGCCGTGGCGATCTTGCCCCCCAAGCAGAAATTGATTTTCAATCTCCGTTTTTTCGATCAATTGCCATTCGGCGAAATCGCCCGAATTCTGGGCAAGAGCGAATCGACCGTCAAGACCAATTATCAGAAAGCGGTGGAAAAATTAAGAGAAGGATTAAAGGACCTGAGGTAA
- the mreB gene encoding cell wall structural complex MreBCD, actin-like component MreB (Evidence 2a : Function from experimental evidences in other organisms; PubMedId : 14517265, 14573351, 15016371, 2687239, 3049542, 9298646; Product type s : structure), with translation MGFFDFISSDVGIDLGTANTLVFVRGQGIVLNEPSVVAIERATGKVLAVGSAAKEMLGRTPGEIAAIRPLKDGVIADFEMSERLLSDFIRRVVKHRYLMKPRIVISVPSGITEVEKRAVRDSAENAGAREVFLLQEPMAAAIGVGLPVDQPSGIMVIDIGGGTSEIAVIALNGIVNNISVRIAGDEMNDAIVMYLKKNYNLLIGELTAEEIKIKIGSAFPMEKELSMEIKGRDLVAGVPKNLRLSSVQVREALVEPIERIVEAVRQSLERTPPELASDILDRGIILTGGGALLRCLDKRLRQETNLPVNVAEDPLTCVVRGTGKVLENMPQYAKVLIKSRRD, from the coding sequence TTGGGTTTCTTCGATTTTATTTCAAGCGATGTTGGAATCGATCTCGGAACCGCCAATACGCTGGTTTTTGTCCGGGGTCAGGGAATAGTCCTCAATGAGCCGTCGGTGGTGGCCATAGAAAGGGCCACCGGCAAAGTCTTGGCTGTCGGCTCGGCGGCCAAAGAGATGCTGGGTCGAACCCCCGGCGAAATCGCCGCCATTCGTCCTCTTAAAGACGGTGTCATTGCCGATTTTGAAATGTCGGAGCGGCTTCTGTCAGATTTCATCCGGCGGGTCGTGAAACATCGCTATTTAATGAAACCCCGGATTGTCATTTCGGTCCCGTCCGGAATAACCGAGGTTGAGAAGCGTGCCGTGCGGGATTCGGCCGAAAATGCCGGGGCCCGGGAGGTCTTTCTGCTTCAGGAGCCGATGGCGGCCGCCATCGGGGTGGGGCTCCCGGTCGATCAACCGTCCGGTATAATGGTGATTGATATCGGCGGCGGGACATCGGAAATCGCGGTCATCGCCCTGAATGGCATTGTCAACAATATCTCGGTCCGTATTGCCGGCGACGAAATGAATGACGCCATTGTGATGTATCTCAAGAAAAATTATAACCTGCTTATAGGAGAATTGACCGCCGAGGAAATCAAAATAAAAATCGGCTCGGCCTTTCCGATGGAAAAAGAATTATCGATGGAGATCAAGGGACGGGATCTGGTGGCCGGCGTGCCCAAGAACCTCCGGCTGTCATCGGTTCAGGTACGAGAAGCCTTAGTTGAGCCGATTGAGCGGATTGTCGAAGCGGTCAGGCAATCGTTAGAGCGAACTCCGCCCGAACTGGCATCGGACATCCTCGATCGCGGTATCATTTTGACCGGCGGGGGAGCCCTGTTGCGTTGTCTGGACAAGCGGCTTCGCCAAGAAACCAATCTGCCGGTTAATGTTGCAGAAGATCCTCTGACCTGCGTTGTCCGCGGAACCGGCAAAGTCCTGGAAAATATGCCGCAGTATGCCAAAGTTTTGATAAAGAGCCGCCGCGATTAG
- a CDS encoding hypothetical protein (Evidence 5 : Unknown function) — MNTKAVKQGFLRVTTILKYNALPLGVKHFLFIPSQIIAAPHRSFKKFKIMPN, encoded by the coding sequence TTGAATACAAAAGCAGTCAAACAGGGATTTTTGAGAGTCACTACGATACTTAAATATAACGCCCTGCCCCTGGGCGTCAAGCATTTTTTATTTATTCCATCGCAAATTATCGCGGCCCCGCATCGGTCGTTTAAAAAATTTAAAATAATGCCGAACTGA
- a CDS encoding membrane hypothetical protein (Evidence 5 : Unknown function): protein MSLLAPSLFIWRARRCRYCDAMIFGVVTGICCAPFICKNDNNSIIAILIYWLLLSIAFWFIAIAIVFITGWFPRKILPLFILSIPIFLEIFGYSNFSDNLLRTFGNNNILIVSTSIFGSLAVFFLIIYLNSILAISLEKSNRIILQYNYLCPPDDGFQLFHLIEEFASVILLLTADNRAPPRRKSISLLCNFNLYHFEKRRR from the coding sequence ATGTCCCTTTTGGCCCCCTCGCTTTTTATCTGGCGGGCGCGACGATGCAGATATTGTGACGCAATGATATTTGGAGTTGTTACCGGTATATGCTGCGCTCCCTTCATATGCAAAAACGATAACAATAGCATTATCGCTATTTTGATTTATTGGCTCTTACTCAGTATCGCATTCTGGTTTATCGCCATTGCTATCGTTTTCATTACAGGATGGTTTCCCCGAAAAATTTTGCCCCTTTTCATTTTATCGATTCCGATCTTTTTAGAAATTTTTGGATACTCAAATTTCAGCGATAATCTGCTCCGGACCTTTGGCAACAATAATATCCTGATCGTATCGACATCCATTTTCGGTTCCCTGGCAGTATTCTTCCTGATAATATATCTTAATTCAATATTGGCAATCTCTCTGGAAAAATCCAATCGCATCATACTGCAATACAATTATCTTTGTCCTCCCGATGATGGATTCCAATTGTTTCATTTAATTGAAGAGTTCGCTTCCGTGATTTTACTCCTTACGGCGGACAACCGTGCCCCTCCGCGACGCAAATCAATTTCCTTACTCTGTAATTTTAATTTGTATCACTTTGAAAAGCGGAGGAGATAA
- a CDS encoding exported hypothetical protein (Evidence 5 : Unknown function), which produces MKALFRKSLICFGLIIPLLTATAHNTLAFTISNSADTLSIPGAITFIWVVTPGASESFKDFHVWTDDYAIGNYNNASMPAGWNFSVTSTASGNWLNFYGGTAQTGASTFSVRYVGNLKLGYRAVWKLTSDGNDNVADGVIAGGYGAAAPSAAQVPGLTYPGLFLLLLLILLSGFLILRRKKRMVSY; this is translated from the coding sequence ATGAAGGCTTTGTTTAGAAAATCATTAATTTGTTTCGGATTAATTATTCCCTTATTGACCGCGACTGCACATAACACTCTGGCATTTACAATATCCAATTCAGCGGACACCCTATCAATCCCCGGTGCTATCACTTTCATTTGGGTTGTAACTCCGGGAGCGAGTGAATCCTTTAAGGACTTCCATGTATGGACAGATGATTACGCGATTGGAAATTACAATAATGCCAGCATGCCGGCAGGCTGGAATTTCAGTGTCACCAGTACTGCCAGCGGAAATTGGCTGAATTTCTATGGCGGTACCGCTCAGACGGGAGCCTCGACATTCAGTGTCAGGTATGTGGGAAATCTGAAATTGGGTTATCGGGCGGTTTGGAAATTGACTTCCGATGGCAACGACAATGTGGCCGACGGCGTAATTGCAGGCGGTTACGGGGCAGCGGCCCCTTCGGCGGCTCAAGTCCCCGGCCTTACCTATCCGGGCTTATTTCTCCTATTATTATTGATCCTTCTTTCCGGATTCCTAATTTTGCGGCGAAAAAAAAGGATGGTATCGTACTGA
- a CDS encoding membrane hypothetical protein (Evidence 5 : Unknown function) codes for MKKSRLIFLLKLISFSLILGYLWFWRLQSLYPHLLAPAAMPFFQWVGVKKWLLSWVIDHFTNIVPYTALVLAMPGIFKKWKKTLVALVAGLIILAGFHILLSWSVYYFSEQYHFSRAFFRRTFPFFLINDALPLVLWILFYPEILSELSGLLKRRMRRGKSDFSRTRANSRGDADQGTPN; via the coding sequence ATGAAAAAAAGCCGGCTGATATTTCTGCTTAAATTGATATCCTTTTCCCTTATTCTGGGGTACCTGTGGTTCTGGCGCCTGCAATCTCTGTATCCGCATTTATTGGCGCCGGCGGCCATGCCTTTTTTCCAATGGGTCGGGGTAAAAAAATGGCTATTATCGTGGGTTATTGACCATTTTACTAATATTGTCCCCTATACCGCGCTGGTCCTGGCGATGCCGGGAATATTCAAAAAGTGGAAAAAAACTTTGGTGGCGCTTGTCGCGGGGCTGATTATTCTGGCCGGATTTCATATTCTATTATCGTGGTCGGTATATTATTTTTCCGAACAATATCATTTTTCACGAGCCTTCTTTCGACGCACCTTTCCTTTCTTCTTAATTAATGATGCCCTGCCCCTGGTGCTCTGGATTCTTTTTTATCCTGAAATTTTATCGGAATTGTCAGGTCTTCTCAAAAGGAGAATGCGCCGGGGGAAGAGCGATTTTTCCCGCACTCGGGCAAATAGCCGGGGAGATGCCGATCAAGGGACGCCGAACTGA
- a CDS encoding conserved membrane hypothetical protein (Evidence 4 : Unknown function but conserved in other organisms) translates to MNPKTSLLANRPAIKFILKFLILLILVGILYSQFITSYHEQTLWMMNATAAIAGKSLSIFSSGVSIQDARVTYRGFQVEIIDECTGFFEALIFVAAVLAFAAPIKKKILGIALGVPAIYILNIIRIIFLLLAGSVSQRLFDFMHLYFWQGTLILMISAVWIAWIYLVVYNEKKPADISA, encoded by the coding sequence ATGAATCCGAAAACGTCCCTCTTGGCGAACCGGCCGGCTATCAAATTCATATTAAAATTCCTTATCCTTTTAATTCTTGTAGGCATACTCTATTCCCAATTCATCACCTCCTATCATGAACAAACGCTCTGGATGATGAACGCGACCGCCGCAATTGCGGGCAAAAGCCTTTCGATCTTTTCATCGGGGGTATCTATTCAGGACGCCAGAGTGACTTACCGTGGTTTTCAAGTAGAAATCATCGACGAATGCACCGGTTTCTTTGAAGCGCTTATTTTCGTGGCTGCCGTCCTGGCTTTTGCCGCTCCCATTAAAAAGAAGATACTAGGTATCGCATTGGGAGTTCCGGCCATATATATTCTCAATATTATTCGGATAATTTTCCTGTTGCTTGCCGGCTCGGTTTCGCAACGGCTGTTTGATTTTATGCACCTTTATTTCTGGCAAGGAACCTTGATATTAATGATAAGCGCCGTCTGGATTGCATGGATATATCTGGTGGTCTATAATGAAAAAAAGCCGGCTGATATTTCTGCTTAA